From Brachionichthys hirsutus isolate HB-005 chromosome 7, CSIRO-AGI_Bhir_v1, whole genome shotgun sequence, the proteins below share one genomic window:
- the LOC137895686 gene encoding transmembrane protein 41A-B-like produces the protein MRSLAGLFAIVAAASVYLYLLSAHLPPGPKPDGPVEGVQDYRLRFPSDLDELRGLAETLRFYKAEHHGYVLLLFCSAYLYKQSFAIPGSSFLNMLAGAIFGPWEGLVLACLLTTTGSTFCFLLSSAFGKRHVVQVFPGKVALLQRKVEENRSSLFFFLLFLRFFPMTPNWFLNITCPVLNIPLPIFFFSVLIGLIPYNFICVRTGSILSEISSLDDIFSWGTLAQLLAIALVALVPGALIKRYSKAHLKVDGMDSNGTSRDGVKQDRKRR, from the exons ATGCGCTCCCTGGCGGGACTGTTCGCCATCGTGGCGGCGGCAAGTGTTTACCTCTACCTCCTGTCGGCCCACCTTCCGCCCGGACCCAAGCCCGACGGGCCGGTCGAGGGGGTCCAGGACTacag GCTGCGGTTCCCCTCCGATCTGGACGAGCTGCGGGGGCTGGCCGAGACGCTCAGGTTCTATAAAGCAGAACACCACGGCTACgtcctgctgctgttctgcAGCGCCTATCTCTACAAACAGTCCTTCGCCATTCCCGGCTCCTCCTTTCTG AACATGTTGGCTGGAGCCATATTCGGGCCGTGGGAGGGTCTGGTGTTGGCCTGCCTGCTGACCACCACGGGCTCCAcattctgcttcctgctctcttcGGCGTTTGGGAAGCGGCACGTGGTTCAGGTCTTTCCCGGGAAGGTGGccctgctgcagaggaag gtggaggagaatcGTAGCAGtttgttcttcttcctccttttccttcgtTTCTTCCCTATGACTCCTAACTGGTTCCTTAACATCACCTGTCCTGTCCTCAACATCCCTTTgcccattttcttcttctctgtgctcATAG ggTTGATCCCCTACAACTTCATCTGTGTTCGCACCGGCTCCATCCTGTCAGAGATCTCTTCCCTGGATGATATCTTCTCCTGGGGAACGCTGGCCCAGCTCCTGGCCATCGCCCTCGTGGCTCTCGTCCCCGGAGCGCTGATCAAACGGTACAGCAAAGCTCACCTCAAGGTGGACGGTATGGACAGTAATGGAACCAGCCGGGACGGAGTCAAGCAAGACCGGAAGAGACGGTGA